The genomic interval TACCGCTTCCGGCTCCACCTTCATGAAATGTTCAACAGTAATGTCAGGACGAAGTGATTTTGGTGTGTTTTGTTCAGAAGTTTGTGCAAAAACAAAAACAGGCAAAGCAAAAGCAATGACCAGATTTACTATTTTTTTAGTAAAGGGATTCAGGTTTATCATTTTTAGAATCGTGCTGAATAAATGAACATCAATCAATTACATTCAATCCGTTTTACCGAGCTGCCTGACATAGGCTATCAGTTGCCATCTTTGCTCAGCCGTAAAAACATCCTGAAAAGGAGGCATATTTCCTTTCCCGTTTGAAAGTTTCCAGAACAGTGCTCCGTTGCTTTGTTTGGTGACCAGCGTATCATGAAAATTAGCAGGTTTTTGTCCTAACGCACCACCTGCTGCACCATCTCCATAACCCGTATCGCCATGACAGGAAGCGCAATATAAACTGAAAAGGTCTTCGCCCTGTGCCAAAGTCAGCGGTTCTTCATGATATGGACTTTTCAACGTGTCGGCCCAGGCCGGCGCGATCCATCTTTCCTGGTTCGCCGAAAAATCCGGTTTTGAATAAACATCCTGAAATAAGAAATTTTCAGATGAAAAGCCAGCAAGACTAATACATGAAATGAAAGCCAGGATTACGGTGAATTTTTTTCATTCATTTTTTTCTAAATTAATCTTGTAAGTTCTTTAAAAATAAGCACTTGGCTATCTGATATTAATTGTATTTTTCCTTATCAATGCTACTTCTTCTTTGGTGACATCGCTTTCATTATTGCCAAAATTCTGACGGATATGGGTTAGCACTTCGGCAATTTCTTCATCTTTCAGAAAGCTGTGCTGTGGCATAATGTTGTTGTATGGCTTCCCTTTTACTTCAATCGGTCCGTCCAATCCTTTCATTAACAATTCAATAAGCTTCTTTTTGTCTCCGGTTACCCACTCCG from Dyadobacter sp. NIV53 carries:
- a CDS encoding cytochrome c → MKSPYHEEPLTLAQGEDLFSLYCASCHGDTGYGDGAAGGALGQKPANFHDTLVTKQSNGALFWKLSNGKGNMPPFQDVFTAEQRWQLIAYVRQLGKTD